GTGGCTCAAAAAGATGTATCTAGACGGTTTTTAGTGGTATATATATCCGTTTGAACGGCAAGTAATTTCTTGTGGCTCACTGAACGATAAATCCGGCCTGTCTGACAACTGTATTTCAGATGATTGGCAATGCAGCTTTGCCGTCCCTCTTCCACGGCCAGCCCTTCCGTGCTGGCCAGTCTGACAAGCCAGGCCCTGGGACAGTGGAGCTGTCGCCACACAACACGGTGCACACCTGGACCGGCGACATAGCTCTCACCAACGTGGAGAACATGGGAACCTACTACTCAGCCGGCCGAGACCCACTCTTCTACCCACACCACAGCAACATAGACCGCCTGTGGGAGGCATGGCGTGAAGTCGGCGCTACCCATGGTTACCGTGGCCATGTCGACTTCACGGACCCCGACTGGCTCgactcctccttcctcttctacGACGAGGAGTCCCGCCTAGTGCGGATCACCGTCGGCGACGTGCTCGACACAGAGAAGCTACGGTACAAGTTTGATGGAGTTGGCATGCCGTGGCTGGACGCACGCCCACCTACAACTTCAAACGTTAGCAAAAATAAAGCCTTGCTCAAGTCCGTCAGATTCCCACTATCCCTTCACAAAGTTGTGACCGTGGAGGTAAGGCGACCGCAAGTGCTCCAAAGCACGCAAGAGAAGGAGGCACGTGAGGAAGTGCTGGTGATCGAAGGCATTGAGACCGATGGAACAGAAATGGTCAAGTTCGACATCTACGTGAACGCCATGGAGCACGAGAAGGTGGAGCTCAGTGGGCGCGAACTGGCGGGGAGCTACATGTGCTTGAGTCATCCACGTATCGATGGCACGGGGAAGGGGATGATTGTAGAAACAAGCATGAGGGTGGcgttgaacgagctcttggaagATTTGAATGCAGACGGTAATGAGACTGTGACCGTGACATTAGTGCCCAGACATGGGAAGGTTAAGATCAGAAGCCTGAGAATAGTGTACATGGTGGAGTGAGATTACAGTACCAACAAGTAGTGACCCAATTGATCTGCTGTGTGAAATTCCCCCGCAAAAAAGCCAGAAAATACTAGTACAAACAAATATGTTGTATTATTGCATAATTTGGGCTGTTGGATCCCGAAAATAAACGGCCCAAAATGATTTGATGTACTATAAAAGAATTCAAGAAATAATGCGAGCCAATGTCTGTTGTACTGTAGTACATCCATGCTATTCAAACTGGCAGTTCAGTTTTTTTTTAAAGCGGAAATGATAGTCTTTGTCTTGGTTTTGTAAATCTGAAAGGAAGTGCAATGTATCTTATACATACCCAAATTATATACAATATAGATGAAAAAAAAGGAAATTTACAAAAAATTTACCCCAAAGCTAAAACAAAAATACTACTTCTGCGAACAATGTTACGAAGCCTTACCTAATTTTCCTAAACCACAttcgccaccccccccccccccccccccccccccgcgcgggATTTCTAGGGGGGTGggcccctcctccccctacttccAATAACAGTCTGCCACCTGGTTGTTTATGTAAAACTCAACGTAAGGTTTAGTAGATGTAACATTGCTCAAGCTAAAACATCTGGCATTCCATCAGGTGGCCCTCATATTTGATGGCCTACATTAAATTACATAAATAACTGTCGAATGATAAAGGCCCAAAACGCCCCCTTTTTCATGGTGTTCTGTACGCACTCGATGAATCCACATGCGCACCTAATTTTTCTTACATCAACATACTTTTGCTTTAGTTTTTTCTTAATAATATTTTGGAACGGACTGAATTCAATAAAGATTGGAATGATATATGTTCATATTTGATGTAATTTTTACAATTATACGGCTAACCAACAGTTTCATATTTATTGCGAAAACGGCTAAAAGTCCTACAataagaaaaatatttgaatgtAATCAACAATATTTAGCGGTTTTAAATATTTGCACTCAACTAAATTATTGTGATAGTCTGACTTAAAATGGATGATAGGCTACTCAGATCAATAAGAAATTCCTTCTTTTTCGGGAGCCCATTCGGAAAGAACtgcaaagttaagcgtgctctgCTTCGAGCAATTTCAAGATGGGTGATTGACTGGGAAGTTGGTCACAGGTGTGCacagtgaggacaaagtgcgtaGGAAAGAGTAGTGTTGATCTGTGAGGCCAGTCTGCATCCCGCCAGGAGTAACAGCCTGTAACTGGCGGGTGCGtccggggtgttacaagttggtatcaaagCCGACCCTCGCGGTTACACGAATGTTTACTGGTCAGGTCATGTTGTGCATGACGTTTGTGGCCCGTTGTGGCACACAACATAGCACATGTGCCATACTGGACATATATACGTCtgccaagagggaacgttcctATGGGTCAATGAGGACATCGGTTCTTTTGGATGTGAGACTATGTGATAGCTTGGCTTAATAGGTATGATAGACTAATCATATCAATAATGAATTCTTTCTTTTTGGGAGCCCACTCAAAAGGTTCTCCAAAGTAAAGCGTGTTCTGCTTGGGGCAATTTCAGGATGGGCGACCAACTGAGACTGGGAAGTTGATCTATGGGACCGGTGTTGATCCTGTCAGGAGTAGCGGCCGGTAACCATGGAGTGTGTCCGGGGCTTTACACTTATGCATGGATGGTAAATATAAACATTGATTTAACAATACATATTTATTTGAGCTCAAATTATTTAAGAGTTTTTCCACCCAATGGAGCAGAATTTGTATTTACACGTTCATGCTCCTATTTTGAGTGTATTATTTTTATGGTTCACAAAATTCAACTCTGTTCAGTTGGCACACTGATCCAATTTTGAATATCATGTAGCCATTTGGTTAGTGGAGGCTCTTTCTCGTGGATCACAACCAAGATATTCTTAATTTATGAAACATCTCGAAGATAAATCTTCATAATTGTACATATACATGTAACGTATGGTCTAGTTTCATAAATATATATATTTTAAAGGTCTTTGTTATTTTATCTAAAAGTCATAAAATGATTATTATGAATGTACCTTTTTCGATAAAGGATGCTTTTTATTTACTCATCATGAATTATCAAGTGGATGCACAACTAGGATGCACACAATCGACACCTACGCACACACAAAGAAATATGCCGGCCAAAAACAAAGTCAAAGAAGACAAAAGCCATGGCAAGCGGatgaaaaacaaagaaaagaaaaacaaccCTCCAAAGCAATCAATGAAGCAGCACAAACAACCACCACCATTAGCAAAACGTGTACCGCGAAAGAGTTTCTCCAAGAGCGACGCCTCTAGGAAGGGAACAATAGACAAGCGTTGTCGTAGCCCGATCTACGACCAAAGTTAGATCATGGGGTTTCACCCTAGAGAAAGTCCGAGTAATCTTCAAACAATGCCTACGGCAAGAAAACAGATAGAGATCTGTCATTACCAGGTACAACCTACGAAGGTCACTCACACCTAGGTTTTTCACCCTGGAATCAAGACTCGATACCCAAATGAATACCACAAAAAACGAATTCAACCTGTGATGCTGCCCCCACTTGCCAAGAGTGTTGCTGCAATACACCTATTGTCCGGCTCACAATTGCCACACACATGGTTTTGACGTAGACATATGCAAACTAAACCGAGTTCGAGGGACGAGCAGTGAAAGTGTTGCCATCTCCCCATCTAATGGAGTTCTTTCTCCTCCTAGCATTGCCGATCTCTTCAAACATAACCCCCAAGATCATCACCGCAAGACCTTGGTAATCGCTTACCGGACATACCCAATGGTGTCGCTGTATTGTGAGGTTGAAGGTTCCCATGAACCTCATCTAGGCCCACTACCCTCGGCGGTGATGGCACCACACCAAGGCCACATTCAGGCCTTGACAACGTGTGCATCGGAAGGAGAGGGTGAGGTGGCGTCCATGACGGCAACCATGTGTGGCATTCCAGAGGCTACACCGCCCTCATCCCATCAGTAAGGAGCCAGATTCTTCAAGGCACGGGCAATGTGTGATGCACAACTCCATTACGATCCAATCGGCTCTCGCTCGGGACGTCCACATATTTAGCATCACGTCAATCTAGGCGAAGTTGCCAAACCGCACATGCTGGAACACAACCGTGCGTCGTCGAAACATGCATAGCAGGGGTTGATTTGGGGTTTGAGCTGGAGGTGGGGAAGGAGATGCATGGGAAGAGGAAATGGACATCCCGCCCCCGCCGTCTGCCGCCGGATGGCCTCCTTCGGCAGCAGCGAGGGGATGGACCCCCAGTGGCTAGGGTTTTAGTCGGTGGCGGTGGCACCTTCGGAGTCGCTTGCAGGCGACCCAGGATGCAGACGTAGAGAGCACTAGGTTTTGTTATGAATAAGTTGGTAGACCACCGCCGATAGAAAGCCACAAATGTGTGTGTCAATTTAGGATATGAATCCAAATATGTATCTCAATACTGAATACTTTTCATATTCTCTAGAATATCTTTGCCTATATTGTTTTGGGCATATAGCCAAGACAGCTGAGAGTCCATGCATGGGGTTTGTCACGGAATATACTATCTTCCATTCTATCTACTCATGTgatggtactccctctgtccgggTTTATTAGGATCCTTTTATTTTGAGCCAAAGTTTGACATGAATTCAACTAACAAAATATAAATGAGTATCCCAAGACAAAATAGTATACATCTTAATAAATGATGGCttgcatgatactccctccgtctggaaatacttgtcatcaaaatggataaaaggggatgtatctagatgtattttaggtctagatacatctctttttatcaatttttatgacaagtatttccaaacggagggagtactaaatgAGTATCCCACGACAAAATATTAATATGTTACCGTAACATAACGTATCCCATGACAAAATGAGTACTATACATCTTAATAAATGATGGCTTGCATGATACTACACATATATTAGGGCATAGACTAGTAAAACAAgcacatgttactagtctaagttacttcccactatgactagcctaaggGCTAGCCATTAAATGGTCATTTAGCTGCGTACCCTACCCTGCTAATTACCGACTACAGCAGAATTAACCCAACTAGCCCATCACATGCTATGCTACGCTATGCTATAACTATCcacagtggggagtaacttagattagtaatatgcatatgttactacctctatatatagtggggagtaacatatgtgtggtgtcATGCAACGCTTTATTTATTTGGTTGTAAACTCATCTTGTTTTGGTATGTGTGATGTTACCCATAGTATGAGTAATTAGCTATGTTACTCAAATCATCTCTCTTCTTAATAAATCATTGCCACATAAGTAAATTTATAGAGTTGGACCCTATGTGACTATTGAAATTACTCCCAATATGGGTACACTGACTATTTACATTAAATGGTCATTAGATGCTATGCTATGCTGCGCTAGTAGCCCACCAAATGCATATTGGACTGTACCCGATTTACTAGCTGATAGGTACATGGACTATTGCTACATAGTACATAAGATTTCCACATGTACCTATCAGCTAGACGGATGACGGATAGATGATGGAAACAACAGTGCTAGGCTGCGGCAATAAATATTATGTACGTGGCATGCATCCTAATACTGTTTCACAAGAGTACCGGTGGCACTTCGGTTCAATATAGTCACCTTCTTTGTGTTCTACGATATCTTCGTGGCACGATCTCACTCCGTATCTTTTTTCCTCGTTCCACCTCATTACAACTCCAGGCCTATTCGGATGCTACCTAGGCCAGTGATCCTTCAGATCGCCATTcactttctgcttactgtgtCTTTCTTGAtggttctctcattgcctggaagacgaagaaacaAACTGCACTTTCCCGTTCGAGTGCAGAGGCTGAGTTACGAGCTATGGCTCTTCTCATGtcagaggtgacttggttacgcTGGTTACTCGaggattttggtgtttctgtTACTACACCTACTACACTCTTGTTAGACAGTACAGGTGCTACCAGTATTGCAAGACTCCGTGAAGCATGAGCTtaccaagcatattggtgttgatgctttctTTGTGCACGCTGGTGTCCAGGACCATgttattgctcttcagtatgtgcctttCGAGTTACAGCTGGCGGACTTTATCACGAAGGCTCAGACTAGAGCACAACATGGATTTTgcctctccaaactcagtgttgtggatccaccatgagtttggggaggggggggggggggggttagagTTATATATGTTGCCCTTTGGCTTTCTATATTATATATGTTGCCATTTGGCTTTCTGTATTTTGGCCTTTGGCCTTCCTCGTGTACTTGTATATATGTTCGCTTTGGCCTCTAGATAATGATTAATTGCATATTCATAACAATAGCGACAGTGATATGGTAGGAGATCTGGACGGTAGGAAGAGCACTACTGGCCTTGCATATttcatttgaaaaaaatgttctcCTGGTTGACGCATAAACAGAAGGTAGTTGCACTTTTCAGCTtgtgaagctgagtacattgcagCAGTTAGGCAACATGTGAAGGGGTTTGGCTCGAAAGGTTATATGTAGACTTGATGGGTGAACAACCGAGGCAAGTGAAGCTTAAGGTTTACAATACATCCACCATACCTTTGTGCAAGAATCCAGTTCATCAAGCACATAGATACAAGGTTCCATTGCATTCCAGGGTGTGTGGAAGAAGCGAATGTGGATATTGAGTATGCCAACACCAACGATCAACTAGCAAATATTTTGCTGAAGTCACTTGGGAGGGTGAAGTTCCAGGAGATGCATAAGAGATTGGAGCAAAGCTAGTTAAGTATCTATGGTAATGTGATTAGGGGGTGAATGTGAGCCTTTATATAATCATAAAAATAGAAACAATGTAAGGTTATGTTTCATGTCCCATTCTGTAAAGAGATTTTCAGTTTATGTTCCATGTAAAGAGAACGTAAATTTATGTTCCAACTGTGTAAAATGTAGAATAAGTTTAGGCTTCATTCTGAGTCGTTGGAGCATCAATCTCTTAGTGATAGAATGCAAGTTTAAACCTGAATGATTTGTGATCAGGGTTGCGTCATGCTGGGCAAGTATCGTAGGTTGTGCTGGACACGAGGTCGGCTCTTTGATACCTATACAAGTGAAATAAAAAAAAGGCCAGAAAAGTTGTGTGTCCAGACAGAACAAACTTATGTTTATCTTTTTGATCCTTGTGCGAACAGATACAACATTCAGTGTAAAATCGGAGTCTCCGGAACGTGATTTCATCATAGAGGTCATGCGTGCACTGTTGTTGTTGGATCTACAGCGCGCGTCATCTCATTATCAAGTCACACCTCTATTCATTGGTTAGTTGATGGTTCGACGAGCCACCAGTAGCCCACAAGAATTAATGCGTGTGTTGCTTCCACGTCTTTTTAAGAACATCAATACTCTCAAGAACGATGGAATACTCAGTGTCGAACGAAGTTGACAACACGTATTTTCATTGTGGAGTTCATCATGCCTCCAAGACATCGCCTTCAGAAAGATTACATGCATGCATTGTCATTGTCAGATTTACAGGACAACTTATCTCATTATCAAGGCACAACAATTATCAAAGGTTTGTTGATGGTTTGACGTTCCACCGGTAGTTCACAAGAATTAAAACTCCCAATCGCTTCCACAACTTAGAGGTGTTGTAGATGGCTTGGCCAAGTCCACCGAGTTTAATTTCCTGACTAGTACTTTTCATGGTTGCTTTATTTTGTTTCTAACCAAAGAAAACGACGCAGCAAGGTAGATGGGTACCGGCGAACTAGATTTATGCCAAAATTGCTTTCCAACAGAAAAGGTTCGTCTCTCCGAAAAGAAAACATGACATGTATGTTGTGACACATCAAATTAACGAGATTACCTTTGCTCACAGCTCTGCTCTGCGTCATCATCAGATAACAGATAACACTCCATTCGCTCAAAAGTCAAAAAGGAGAGAAGAAAATAACAACCTCGGTAAATGACAACACGAAGCCTTGATGCCTAACCAACTCATTTACGCTACGGGCAGCACTGCAAGTCTAAAGAATCTGCCACCGCTCCTAAAGCTTGTCCCATTTGCTTATCTTTGTCATCTTCTATCTTGTAGTTATTAGAAAATCATATCATTAACTCATTGCAAGGAATATATGTAGAAATTATGATGACGGAAAATAAAACGATGAATACACGCTTGCCCCACAAGGTACCTTGCAGTAAATCTTGTCAAATTTATTAAGTTCATTCATTTTAGATGAATGTATACTGATAAACATGTATGTCTGTAAGGCAGCTGTGACATGCATATATGTGATTTGAATAAGATGGGTATATGTGGAATAAGAGCAAGGAATTTAAGATTGCAATTATAAGGCAGGTGTACGAAAAAAATACATGGTGGCAATGTTTAGATCGGGTTATTGGTGCCGAATCTTACAAACAAATATTGATGAAAGACAGATACAACAAAGGCGAGAAGGCTCCATCTCACTCTGTGCATTCAGTTTACATGGGTCGGTTAATACGGGTTTTTGGATTGTACAGTATGAATACTTTGGTAAATACAGTTTGAAATTAAAATACGGTACGGTTTTGGGATACACCAAATTATTTTGGCATTGTTTCGGTATATACCATAATAGCCAAAGTTGAGGCAAAATTGAAAATGATATAATAATAATTTGCAAACGTATGACTCAAAACACATACTTTTTTTTCCACAAAACAGTATATAACTATATATAAGTATATATGAATGCATGGATTCGTACCTTGATGGTATGGGCATGCTTAGCATTTTTTAAGAAAGAAATGACTATGCTACAAGAAAAATGTATAGCAGGGAATTTGGCTACTATATaagaaaatgacaacttgtaTGGTTGTTTGGCTCAAGAAATATACATATTCTTTTAATTTTGCTTGCTATGTTAACCGTTCGCCTTTTTGGTACTCTTTTTTAGTTCACATATAAGATTTGTCTAATGTTAAGCGtcgtaaagtttgaccaactttatagaaaaAATACCAACATacacaatatgaaatcaatatcaGTAGATGTGTCATGACTTATTTTCATATTGTATACCTTTAGCATGGTATATGTTGATATTTTTTTAtataattattttcaaactttatgaagtttgacttcagacaattcttatatgcagagtaaaaaggaccggagggagtatatgttCATACCATACTAAAACAAGAAATCATAAAAACCATAAAATTGGTTCGGTTTGGTTTATTCTAGGTATGGTTTTTTGATTCCGTTCTAAAATACACATAGTGAGCTCCTTCGCAGCCGTGGGTTGGAACGCTCAATCTGGCGTCACGTGTTGGGCCTGCAAACGCCTGAACCACACTACCGCAGCAAGCTTACATTTGAGGTGCGTATTTTGCACTTCGCTGGCGAGCAATGTGTTCATCACTGGTAATTCGTGGTTACCGTGTGCAGCAAAATGACCCCATCTAGCATCCCTAGATCATAAAGGGGGGATCCTAGGCTGCAGCCCATGGCAAGCATATGGTACATGGACGGATAGTGGATAGAAGATTGAAACAGTAGTGCTAGGCTAATGTAATAAATACTGTGTACGCGACATGCATTATAGTACTGTTCACAAGAATACTGTAGTCCACGTCCATAGGAATTAAAGCATCCATCGCTTCCACGGCTGAAGAgctcctttgattcaaaggatattaggaattttggaggattagAATTCTTAGAATTTGTCATGTTAGTTGTTCTAGCATCCACTCAAACTTTTTTAAAAGAATCCTTTGGTTTCCTATTATGTAATCAACGAACCCAAAATTTTGGAGGATTGAGATGAGCATGACATTTCAATCCTATGTTTTTTCTATTCTTGCGATTTTAAAATTCACGGAGCTTAATTTGCTTGATTCAGTATCGAACCAAAGAAGAAGACACAGCGAGGTAGACGGGTACCAACGAACTTGATTTGTGTCTAAATCGCTTTCCAATTGAAAAAGTTCGTCTATCGGAAAAGAAGACGTAACAGGCTAGTGATAGGTATGTTTTGACGTTTCAATCAAAACATGATTAGCTTTGCTCATGGCTCTCTTCTTCATCATCTCACACAGAAGATAACACCTAGTTAGGTATCAGTGTCCGACTAACTTACCAGTGTACCAGTGTCTAACT
This genomic window from Aegilops tauschii subsp. strangulata cultivar AL8/78 chromosome 4, Aet v6.0, whole genome shotgun sequence contains:
- the LOC109747401 gene encoding polyphenol oxidase I, chloroplastic, producing the protein MACSRGACAPLAVAACVFLLCAVATVVYTSSSLSTALLAVSGLRPYIASLTTNGSGGTNVGGSLHTSLHTCRKPKLPPNPLPPFYCCPPASSSSEPIHFTLPDPAEPLRVRRPVHAVGEEYMAKYERAIALMKALPHTDPRSFYQMANIHCAYCTGSYRQTTHPELDMQIHFSWFFFPFHRAYLYFFERIAAKLLGEPDFALPFWSWDVPDGMRMPPEFANSSSPLYDPVRNPRHRPPSLVDLGFVGVESNRTDEQQIQHNLRTMYKQMIGNAALPSLFHGQPFRAGQSDKPGPGTVELSPHNTVHTWTGDIALTNVENMGTYYSAGRDPLFYPHHSNIDRLWEAWREVGATHGYRGHVDFTDPDWLDSSFLFYDEESRLVRITVGDVLDTEKLRYKFDGVGMPWLDARPPTTSNVSKNKALLKSVRFPLSLHKVVTVEVRRPQVLQSTQEKEAREEVLVIEGIETDGTEMVKFDIYVNAMEHEKVELSGRELAGSYMCLSHPRIDGTGKGMIVETSMRVALNELLEDLNADGNETVTVTLVPRHGKVKIRSLRIVYMVE